The Vicia villosa cultivar HV-30 ecotype Madison, WI linkage group LG1, Vvil1.0, whole genome shotgun sequence genome includes a region encoding these proteins:
- the LOC131644216 gene encoding U11/U12 small nuclear ribonucleoprotein 48 kDa protein-like, whose translation MQHPIMNLPLPPPPPPSLPPPSSHPSLPPPSPHPSLPPPPPSPHPSLPPPPPPPRPTLNHLNTTLSSLTNLLTFSNQILSTTPKPQTLTSNLIPCLFNHNHLLPPSSLFLHHLRCPSSPRPLPDLNHLLTSLSYPKTLHNPQSTHLSSYFDFTSNFFYNNCPGVVTFSEANSVAKTATLHLPDFLSRECSDNSTTNTNHKPPSILPSEYIYISREIESWNNFPSTYSTSVHNAILGIGIAKENDMDNWIISNSPRYGIVIDTSMQCHIFLLFSLCFKSILREGSVLKNALMWLESQVSILYGVNGKLFVLDFVKKCILAGASFLLLFPLGNNEVDDSVASKKEMNNADCIQKRKITMPQVVAAVAALHERALLERKIKGFWFSHPTNSYQLKAEHCYLYDKANEERKNRVDYRPIIEYDWVHRQHSYQQGTQKEKTVEELLAEERDYKRRRMSYRGKKRNQAPLQVMRDLIGEYMEEIKLATGVKSPVRVSEDSLMPPPKLSSSHAIPMETNNSRKVSDDSPAVHVATSRDYEQRKQRHHRSHHNGGDRASTSPERQRSRNGSHEHRVHHKKQEL comes from the exons ATGCAACACCCAATCATGAATCTGCCACTTCCTCCACCACCACCTCCGTCACTACCACCACCGTCGTCACATCCATCACTACCACCACCATCACCACATCCATCgctaccaccaccaccaccatcacCACATCCATCgctaccaccaccaccaccaccacctcgtCCAACCCTAAACCACCTCAACACAACCCTCTCATCCCTCACCAACCTCCTCACTTTCTCAAACCAAATCCTCTCAAccaccccaaaaccccaaaccctaaCCTCAAATCTCATCCCCTGCCTTTTCAACCACAACCACCTCCTCCCACCATCTTCCCTCTTCCTCCACCATCTCCGCTGCCCTTCCTCACCTCGCCCTCTTCCCGACCTCAACCACCTCCTCACCTCCCTCTCTTACCCCAAAACCCTCCACAATCCTCAATCCACTCACCTCTCTTCCTACTTCGATTTCACTTCCAACTTTTTCTACAACAATTGCCCCGGCGTAGTTACCTTCTCCGAAGCAAACTCCGTCGCTAAAACCGCAACTCTCCATCTCCCTGATTTTTTATCCCGGGAATGTTCAGACAATTCCACCACCAACACTAATCATAAACCTCCCTCCATTCTTCCCTCGGAATATATCTACATTTCCCGCGAAATCGAATCATGGAACAATTTTCCCTCAACCTACTCCACCTCTGTTCATAATGCAATCCTAGGTATTGGAATTGCCAAAGAAAATGACATGGATAATTGGATAATATCCAATTCGCCTCGATACGGAATCGTAATCGATACCTCTATGCAGTGTCATATATTTTTGCTGTTTTCTTTGTGTTTCAAGTCAATTCTAAGAGAAGGTTCTGTTTTGAAGAATGCCTTAATGTGGTTAGAATCTCAGGTTTCGATTCTGTATGGTGTTAATGGAAAATTATTTGTTCTTGATTTCGTGAAAAAATGTATTCTGGCTGGTGCTTCGTTTCTGCTTTTGTTTCCTTTAGGGAATAATGAAGTTGATGACTCTGTTGCTTCGAAGAAAGAAATGAATAATGCAGATTGTATTCAGAAGAGGAAGATTACAATGCCACAAGTTGTTGCAGCGGTTGCGGCATTGCACGAACGAGCATTGCTTGAACGGAAAATTAAGGGATTTTGGTTTTCTCATCCGACAAATAGCTATCAGCT GAAAGCTGAGCATTGTTATTTATATGACAAAGCTAATGAAGAAAGGAAAAACCGTGTCGATTATAGGCCTATAATTGAGTATGACTGGGTTCATCGGCAGCATTCATATCAGCAG GGAACACAAAAAGAGAAGACGGTCGAGGAGTTACTAGCTGAAGAAAGGGATTACAAACGTAGAAGAATGTCTTATCGTGGCAAGAAGAGAAATCAAGCACCTTTACAG GTGATGAGGGATCTGATAGGGGAGTACATGGAGGAAATCAAGCTGGCTACAGGTGTTAAAAGCCCTGTCCGTGTTTCTGAAGACAGTCTGATGCCTCCACCTAAACTGTCTTCTAGTCATGCCATTCCTATGGAAACCAATAATTCAAGAAAAGTTAGCGATGACTCACCTGCAGTACATGTAGCTACTTCTAGAGATTACGAACAACGTAAACAAAGACATCACAGGAGTCATCATAATGGAGGAGATCGTGCTTCAACAAGCCCTGAAAGACAGAGAAGTCGAAATGGATCGCATGAGCATAGAGTTCATCATAAGAAACAAGAACTATGA
- the LOC131616865 gene encoding germin-like protein subfamily 1 member 7 yields the protein MKLFYFLIVFLAFASSIAFAYDPSPLQDFCVAINDTKTGVFVNGKFCKDPKLANADDFFLQGLGPGNTSNPLGSKVTAASVNEILGLNTLGISLARIDFAPKGLNPPHTHPRGTEILVVVEGTLYVGFVTSNQNNNTLITKVLNKGDVFVFPIGLIHFQLNVGYSDAVAIAGLSSQNPGVITIANAVFGSKPPISLEVLTKAFQVEENVIDYLQKQFWYNNN from the exons ATGAAACTTTTCTATTTTCTCATTGTTTTCTTGGCTTTTGCTTCCTCTATTGCTTTTGCCTATGACCCTAGCCCCCTCCAAGACTTCTGTGTAGCAATCAATGATACCAAAACTGGtg TTTTCGTGAATGGAAAATTTTGCAAAGATCCTAAGCTTGCAAATGCTGATGATTTCTTCCTTCAAGGGTTAGGACCTGGAAACACTTCCAATCCACTCGGTTCAAAAGTCACTGCCGCTTCTGTTAACGAAATATTAGGACTTAACACACTTGGTATATCTTTGGCTCGCATTGATTTTGCACCTAAAGGTCTAAATCCTCCTCACACACACCCTCGAGGAACCGAGATTCTTGTGGTTGTGGAAGGTACACTATATGTAGGTTTCGTAACCTCCAATCAAAACAATAACACTCTCATCACGAAAGTATTGAACAAAGGCGATGTATTTGTGTTCCCTATCGGTCTCATTCATTTTCAGTTGAATGTGGGTTATAGCGACGCGGTTGCTATTGCTGGACTTAGTAGCCAAAACCCTGGAGTGATTACGATTGCAAATGCGGTGTTTGGGTCTAAACCACCAATTTCCTTGGAAGTTCTCACCAAAGCATTTCAAGTGGAGGAGAATGTGATTGATTATCTTCAAAAGCAATTCTGGTACAACAATAACTAA